The genomic interval TTTTTTGTTCATGTTAGTGTTACAGAGAAGAGGTtagaaataaactaaaaaagttGATCTTTTTTAGGGATCTCATGCTGAGGTGCTAGAGCAAGTGATCTTGACTTTGTGGAATGATTTGCTCAAGGTTGGTTGTCTTTTCATCTCTGAAATGATAACCATTACTTAGCGAAGCATAAACTATATACCTATAGAGGCATATATTTCTTGCTTATTTTCCATTATTCAGCATGAATTAGAGAGGGAGAAGCTGCAGATGGAACTGGAAGACGAGAGGAAATCACACAGAGAACATGATAAAAGCATTTGGGAGCAGCAGATGAAAATTGTTGATCTTTGCGATATTGTCACTTCGTCAGGCTTTGACGCGAAATCTGGTCAGGTACTATTGCAAATAATGGCCATGATATTGATTTTACCAAATAATATGCAGctaattttcttattcataaaaaCAAGGCAATAATATGTAGCTGCTTTTTAATCACATGCTTTTTCCATTTCCCAGTGTTTTCAAATTCTCCAAGCCAAGGTTCTACTTTGCTTTTCTCAACCTTTTAACCAATTTTGGCTATTCTACCATTTTGCTTTATCTACCAAGTCAATGTCTTCCTTGAAGGACTTAGATACTCAATTGCAAGCCACAGAAGACACCCAGATTGTTTGATATAAAACATCTAAACCTGATGAAAAGCCTAGCATGTTGAGATATAACATTTGTGCAACCTTATTCCCTCTCCCCAAATGCTCATGAAAAGAGTGTTTATATACACTCTTATAATGTTTCCATTCTTAATTTATATACTTTCACATTTCGATTTGGTTGTTGATGATCTCATTATTTCCATCTACCGGTAGGGTCAGGATTCTGTGACACAAAGCCTTAAGCAAGAATGCAATGACAGCAATAGTATGTGTCATGGAGATACTTGCAGAACCCCTTGTTTCAAGGCATCTCCTAAAGCCTTTGTAGTCAAGCGCTCAAGCTACTTAATGCTCCCTGATTATAGCCCTCTTCCAGATACATTTAGCAATGTGGTTGATGAAGACACATGGCTGAGAATCAATAAAGGTCACATAGTTGACCTTGATTCACTTCAAATGACTCCTGCAAGAAAAGTTCAATCGTTTCCTTCAAGTGATGCTACTCCTGTGAGTTTATATTGCTTTATTTTTCCCTAAAATTGATTAATTCATGTTGGTTGTAAATAGTCTATATTCTGTTTCATTTAGCATAAACAGAAATTTAATATTTAGAAGCTCATTGGCTTCATTATTTGTCAGCCgtcgtaaataaataatatttatctaacATGGTTGGGAGGATTTTGAACAAACAAttctttggttgaaggagaTAATGAAATACTGAATAATTACAAACTTGGACaaattattatgtaatatatgGCTACGGTAGTGATGCCTTTCATGATTGTAGGATTTTGTATTTCTGTTTGAAgctaatatttttatggatcttTTGGTTTGACTCGTTACATTGTCTTAGGCTCGTTCATCTGAGAATTATAGACAAGAGGTCCAACATCTCAAAAGACAGTTGCTGATTGCCACTGAAGAGAGGAATGAATTGGAGGTTAGTATATACCATTACTTTGACGCATTCTTCTTAATTgctacaaaattttcaaatccattTTTTGGCAATGAAAATGCctaaattctttaaatttctgtGGCAATGTACCATCTTTTGCTTGCTTCATTGAAGTCAAAAGTAAGCCGATATGTCCAAACTTCAACAAGAAAAGCATGCATTGCAATTTTTTATGGTTGATTACATGCACCTGTTTACAGAGAGAGCACGCAGAGCAAATACTGTTGAACCATCGACTAATGGATGACATATCCGGGCTCCAAAAAGAAGCAAAACTTATACTAGAAATGCCGAAAAGGCTAAGTAAATCTGTGGCAAATTGCAAGGATATCTATGGGGATGTTTTGTCAATAATGCAGGTCAAATCTATGTCTCATATTTGCATCTTTGAACTTTATATGAGGTTTGCCTCTCAAATGACGTTTTAGCTTATTCTTTGTGATCTCAACAGAGTTTTGTGTTTGATGAGAAATCCACAAGTGCAAAATTGCTATCGAGCACAAGTGAAATTGGTATGTGCCTTTTTAGGACCTTGGAAACTCATTTCTCAATGGGAATGGATGACCATATTCCTTTCACTGGGAACAATTCTTTGATTCAAGAGCAACGTAAAGTgctttatgagaagttgaataGCACAATTACATCCCTGGTATTATCGCAAACACCAACAGCTGAGAATGAACAGCTGGAGGCTAAACAGTGTAGCTGTGAAAATAAGGTAGTTGCCTGGTCACAATTATCAAGATTTCATGcattaattatgattttattctccATCATGTTGTTAggacttttttatttaaatttttcagcATTTTGATTCTTTAATTATgtgttctatttattttgactGAGTCATACGATAAGTGGCTTTCTGGAATAGTATGAGAATATGAGCAAATAAGTAACTCAAGTTTGAAAAGTGCTTagatttttgttcaatttcaggAAATACAGTGGGGCATTGTCTCATCTTAGTTTCCCTTCGATAATTTTTGTatctgaaaaaattgaaagatcaaatctttttttcctttctgggTGCTTCTTTGGTGCATCTTTCTAGTTTCGTGTGCATCCCACTCTTTTGTCTTCCTGGTTTTTCTTGTAGCGTATAGAGTGATATTAGTGCatgatttaaatgatttaaaaaagaaaactcttaTATCATCAAGCTCATgccagagagagagaattactACTGGCTGAAAACTTATGGAGAGCATCATAGGTTGCTTTCTCGTGTATAAATCTAATTTCTATGTCTGAGGGCCACACCCAGGGAGAAGAAACCGTGGGTTGGAGAAAAAGTTAGATCTCAATAACCAGCTCCTGGTGGTTTCTAAGGAAAGATATGATAGTTTGGAAAGAGAGTTTTAACttttgaaagaagaaagagatcaTTTGCGACAGATGGTTTCTACGGAAAACTTGCACTGGTCGCTGACCAGAAGGAGAATGTTTTGAAGGTTTTGAACCCCCAagtacagaaaagaaaaagtctgaaaaataaattaaacagtTTAGTACAGCTTTCGCCTCAGAGCTCAATATATAGTTTCTGTACCCAAACCGCTTGGATGTTAAAGGTCACAAGTCTTCAAATCTTTAATGCTTGTAAAAGGCGTATAATTTGAGCCCCGTTAAAAGGTTTTTTTATGAACCTTAGGATGCTTATTATGCATTCAAATAGAGCTGTCCTAATGTAATATGTAAGTAGAAAACATCGAGGACAAGTAAATCACTGGGCGTTATCACATGGGTTTTAGCTTCCAGCACTCaatatatgagtttttttttttttttgtaagtaaaaatgtTTGTATTAATATGAATAAGCATAACTCAAGTACCCTCAatatattagtttaaaatattttaacataggATTCGATGTATTAGACCCTATAGGTGTTTCGGAGGGGGTGGtaaattcaacataaatatgatatgaaataagCGAGTTTAGATTTGATACAAATATGtttaaatcaaaacatgttgaCCCAATATGACATGATTAATAAACGAGTCAATAATGAAACTAACTCATATGGTATGAatacattctatttttaaattttataaatgtttagttttatgtattttttgttgctgagaataagtaatattaatttcTATGACTAAATTCCTCAAACTATTAAGCTTTTTTGttgatgttattttcttttatgaaaatattaattttcttatatattattagtttggatattgataataaaatattttatcatgaatgaTATTGTGAGTACGAATTATTGATATAGTTacctttatattatatataaaattttaatgagttaaaaataaatgtacggatcaactcaatttatttatataaaactggTTGTTGGCAAACGTTAGGGGATCGTTCTTCGCTCTTTTGCCCGAGGTCACATGTTCAAAACAACTTGCGTTAATAAAACTTGTAAACCAAAGTCTTTAGAGCTTTTGCATGTTGACACTTTGGTGGGATTGTGGTGACAAACTGCCCATCCTAGGGGTTAGTAACTATGGCTCA from Juglans microcarpa x Juglans regia isolate MS1-56 chromosome 4S, Jm3101_v1.0, whole genome shotgun sequence carries:
- the LOC121262852 gene encoding kinesin-like protein KIN-7N isoform X2, producing MSGSETDPGIIHRAVKDVFAKIQLISDREFLIRVSYMEIYNEEINDLFAVENKKLQIHENLERGVFVAGLREEIVNNTEQVLKLIRSGEVNRHFGETNMNVRSSRSHTIFRMMIESKVKDTNFSRDYSTSDAIRVSVLNLVDLAGSERIAKTGASGVRLKEGKHINKSLMVLGNVINKLSDGAKQRGHIPYRNSKLTRILQPALGGNAKTSIICTIAPEEVHIEETKGTLQFASRAKCITNCVQVNEILTDAALLKRQKLEIEDLRKKLQGSHAEVLEQVILTLWNDLLKHELEREKLQMELEDERKSHREHDKSIWEQQMKIVDLCDIVTSSGFDAKSGQGQDSVTQSLKQECNDSNSMCHGDTCRTPCFKASPKAFVVKRSSYLMLPDYSPLPDTFSNVVDEDTWLRINKGHIVDLDSLQMTPARKVQSFPSSDATPARSSENYRQEVQHLKRQLLIATEERNELEREHAEQILLNHRLMDDISGLQKEAKLILEMPKRLSKSVANCKDIYGDVLSIMQSFVFDEKSTSAKLLSSTSEIGMCLFRTLETHFSMGMDDHIPFTGNNSLIQEQRKVLYEKLNSTITSLVLSQTPTAENEQLEAKQCSCENKVVAWSQLSRFHALIMILFSIMLLGLFYLNFSAF
- the LOC121262852 gene encoding kinesin-like protein KIN-7N isoform X1 — protein: MENICVGVRVRPTVPSELSNGTYWKVEENRISLHKVHGTPISGLSYAFDHVCDGSCTNARVYELLTKEIVHAAVEGFNGTAFAYGQTSSGKTFTMSGSETDPGIIHRAVKDVFAKIQLISDREFLIRVSYMEIYNEEINDLFAVENKKLQIHENLERGVFVAGLREEIVNNTEQVLKLIRSGEVNRHFGETNMNVRSSRSHTIFRMMIESKVKDTNFSRDYSTSDAIRVSVLNLVDLAGSERIAKTGASGVRLKEGKHINKSLMVLGNVINKLSDGAKQRGHIPYRNSKLTRILQPALGGNAKTSIICTIAPEEVHIEETKGTLQFASRAKCITNCVQVNEILTDAALLKRQKLEIEDLRKKLQGSHAEVLEQVILTLWNDLLKHELEREKLQMELEDERKSHREHDKSIWEQQMKIVDLCDIVTSSGFDAKSGQGQDSVTQSLKQECNDSNSMCHGDTCRTPCFKASPKAFVVKRSSYLMLPDYSPLPDTFSNVVDEDTWLRINKGHIVDLDSLQMTPARKVQSFPSSDATPARSSENYRQEVQHLKRQLLIATEERNELEREHAEQILLNHRLMDDISGLQKEAKLILEMPKRLSKSVANCKDIYGDVLSIMQSFVFDEKSTSAKLLSSTSEIGMCLFRTLETHFSMGMDDHIPFTGNNSLIQEQRKVLYEKLNSTITSLVLSQTPTAENEQLEAKQCSCENKVVAWSQLSRFHALIMILFSIMLLGLFYLNFSAF